The following are from one region of the Ignavibacteriota bacterium genome:
- a CDS encoding HDIG domain-containing protein, translating to MTDIERDRNICFQILNEFTKSESLIKHALAVETCVRAYAQKLNQDVDYWGNVALLHDFDYEMYPTEDGHPFKGNEILKERGFSDQFRIAIMSHADYTGVKRTSQLEKVLFACDELAGFITAVTYVRPSRTIDEVEVKSVLKKMKDKAFARTVNRDDIIKGAQELEISLEDHIQFCINSMKNKKEILGL from the coding sequence ATGACTGATATTGAAAGAGACAGAAATATTTGTTTTCAAATTCTTAATGAGTTCACAAAAAGTGAAAGTTTAATCAAGCATGCACTCGCAGTTGAAACGTGTGTCCGTGCTTATGCTCAAAAATTAAATCAGGATGTTGACTACTGGGGGAATGTAGCTTTGCTGCACGATTTTGATTATGAAATGTATCCAACGGAGGATGGACATCCTTTCAAAGGAAACGAAATATTGAAAGAGAGAGGATTTTCAGATCAATTCAGGATTGCAATCATGTCTCATGCAGATTATACAGGAGTAAAGAGAACTTCTCAACTCGAAAAAGTATTATTTGCCTGTGATGAGCTCGCAGGTTTTATTACAGCGGTAACTTATGTGCGTCCATCGAGAACAATTGATGAGGTTGAAGTCAAGTCAGTGTTGAAAAAAATGAAAGACAAGGCATTTGCCCGAACGGTTAATAGGGATGATATTATCAAAGGTGCTCAGGAACTTGAAATTTCTTTAGAAGACCATATTCAGTTTTGTATTAATTCTATGAAAAATAAAAAAGAAATACTTGGTTTATGA
- a CDS encoding T9SS type A sorting domain-containing protein has translation MKYLLLSLLVIFELGRLSAQSFVGKINPFPAASQNIVTADDTLKILAIMVSFQQDADGTTSGNGKFGSIYSQNYGSDILDPLPHDKKYFESHLLFAKNYFEKVSKGKLNIQYEVLTDTFSVTDRMRNYSPAPGSDDFTNIANFAVEAWTKADQIYPGFNFSEYDVFLIFHAGVGRDISLPGSIGNERDLPSLYLSENAFKEIYGNEFEGIPVSNGNFNIKNSMIIPETESRELQTISGTFLFEITINGLICASIGSHFGLPDLFDTETGLSAIGRFGLMDGQSIFAFLGTYPPEPSPWEKIRMGWIEPVTMEIQNADVSLVTNLASSISDTVILKVPLNSSEYYLIENRIRDANDNGSIISYVIGDVFRNKSFPNDTTGYRSFDVDSLSGVIIDVDEFDWAVPGNGIVIWHIDENVINEKIAENKVNTDKNRRGVDVEEADGVQDIGERFYTIFGDEVIGEGTEDDFWFEDNPSELFQNRFAKDTRPNTLTNTGANSLITIKDFSEIDNRMSFRIEFGDSVVKPLFTLDLMTDGEANGLSVLTDDFGLTNYYALVNSDLKVIDESLTTSEVSAFSEFKMSGNVKNNIQRSYGVNKNLLNIRTSISGTFELLVKDIQELITSPSLVFIDGQGVGRLTIGTGNGKILFYDEAAGNPNLIDSFKIDTTNIIKQISASGDYFAFITESKLVSSPPSSLTLFYDNQGYTYSFTSELPFRIATTKNQSGINSSIVLVTGNKFYTIESGAAVAEFSIPGSDTIHSFALTDLKQDGTNYIALNNVNNIEVYNLTGAIADNFPFTDPEGIGFVGTPLTADFEGDSKSEIISVTKDGRIFAIDGGTGKVVPGFPISCGGSVSVTPVLYNANGKTNLLVLNDQNVLSAWSISSVEGKLYWSEEYGNPQNTSFVDAAENTNRINEFFPSSRAYNYPNPVYEGTTNIRYYVSEDSKINIKIFDLAGDFVAELNDDAQGGMDNETVWNVGDIQSGVYLARIEAACDCGKTEEAVIKIAVVK, from the coding sequence ATGAAATATTTACTTCTCTCTCTTCTCGTAATATTTGAATTGGGCAGGTTATCTGCCCAATCTTTTGTTGGAAAGATCAATCCTTTTCCCGCAGCAAGTCAGAATATTGTTACAGCAGATGATACATTAAAGATTCTTGCCATTATGGTTAGTTTCCAGCAAGATGCTGATGGAACAACTTCTGGTAATGGAAAGTTCGGCAGTATATACTCACAGAATTATGGTAGCGATATTCTCGATCCACTTCCACACGATAAAAAATATTTTGAATCGCATCTCCTTTTTGCAAAAAATTATTTTGAAAAAGTTTCTAAAGGAAAACTGAACATACAATACGAAGTCCTGACAGATACTTTTTCTGTTACTGATCGAATGCGGAATTATTCACCAGCTCCCGGTTCCGATGATTTTACAAACATCGCAAATTTTGCAGTTGAGGCGTGGACGAAAGCTGATCAAATCTATCCCGGATTTAATTTTAGTGAATACGATGTGTTTCTGATTTTTCACGCAGGTGTTGGAAGAGATATTTCGCTTCCCGGAAGTATTGGAAATGAAAGAGATCTTCCATCTTTGTATTTGAGCGAAAATGCTTTTAAAGAAATTTATGGAAATGAATTTGAAGGTATTCCGGTTTCAAACGGTAATTTCAATATTAAAAACAGCATGATTATTCCTGAAACTGAAAGCAGGGAACTTCAAACAATCAGCGGGACATTTCTTTTTGAAATTACAATTAATGGTTTGATTTGTGCAAGCATTGGAAGTCATTTCGGTTTACCGGATTTATTTGATACTGAAACCGGTTTAAGCGCAATAGGTAGATTTGGGTTGATGGATGGACAAAGCATTTTTGCTTTTCTTGGAACATATCCTCCCGAACCATCTCCTTGGGAAAAAATAAGAATGGGCTGGATTGAACCGGTAACTATGGAAATTCAAAATGCTGATGTTAGTCTCGTTACAAATCTTGCTTCTTCAATTAGTGATACAGTCATTCTTAAAGTTCCTCTAAACTCTTCTGAATATTATTTAATTGAAAATCGTATTCGTGACGCAAACGACAACGGATCAATAATTAGTTATGTGATCGGTGATGTATTCCGCAACAAATCTTTTCCTAATGACACAACAGGTTACCGCAGCTTTGATGTTGATTCACTCTCAGGAGTTATAATTGATGTTGATGAGTTTGACTGGGCGGTTCCCGGAAACGGAATTGTCATCTGGCATATTGATGAGAATGTGATTAACGAAAAAATTGCTGAGAATAAAGTCAACACAGATAAAAACAGACGTGGAGTTGATGTTGAAGAGGCTGATGGTGTTCAGGATATCGGTGAGAGATTTTATACAATTTTCGGAGATGAAGTTATCGGTGAAGGAACAGAAGATGACTTCTGGTTTGAAGATAATCCTTCTGAATTATTTCAAAACCGTTTTGCAAAAGATACCAGACCAAACACTTTAACAAACACCGGTGCAAACAGTTTAATTACAATTAAAGATTTTTCTGAAATTGATAATCGGATGAGTTTCAGAATTGAGTTTGGCGATTCTGTCGTGAAGCCTTTATTTACACTTGATTTAATGACTGATGGGGAAGCAAATGGATTATCAGTTTTGACTGATGATTTTGGGTTAACTAATTACTATGCTTTAGTTAATTCTGATCTGAAAGTAATTGATGAGAGTTTAACTACAAGCGAAGTAAGTGCGTTCTCTGAATTTAAAATGTCCGGTAACGTCAAAAACAATATTCAACGTTCTTATGGTGTGAATAAAAATTTGTTAAATATTCGAACTTCAATTTCAGGTACGTTTGAATTGCTGGTTAAGGATATTCAGGAATTAATAACCTCACCTTCATTAGTTTTTATTGATGGACAAGGAGTTGGACGTTTAACAATTGGTACGGGCAATGGTAAAATATTGTTTTATGATGAAGCTGCTGGCAATCCTAATTTGATCGATTCATTTAAAATTGACACAACGAATATCATTAAGCAAATTTCAGCATCTGGTGATTATTTCGCTTTTATCACCGAATCAAAATTAGTAAGTAGCCCACCATCATCTCTTACTCTGTTTTATGATAATCAAGGATATACCTATTCATTTACATCAGAATTACCATTTAGAATTGCGACGACAAAAAACCAATCAGGAATCAATTCATCCATAGTTCTGGTAACAGGTAATAAATTTTATACAATTGAGTCCGGAGCCGCTGTTGCGGAATTTTCCATCCCGGGTTCTGATACAATCCATTCATTTGCACTTACTGATCTAAAGCAGGACGGCACAAACTATATCGCTCTTAATAATGTAAATAATATTGAAGTTTATAATTTAACTGGTGCAATTGCAGATAACTTTCCTTTCACTGATCCCGAAGGAATTGGCTTTGTTGGAACTCCGCTTACAGCAGATTTTGAAGGTGACAGCAAATCAGAAATTATTTCTGTAACTAAAGATGGAAGAATATTTGCAATAGATGGTGGAACAGGTAAGGTTGTTCCGGGATTTCCTATATCGTGTGGTGGCAGTGTTTCAGTAACTCCTGTTTTATATAATGCAAATGGTAAAACTAATCTTTTAGTTTTAAATGATCAGAATGTTCTTTCAGCATGGTCAATCAGTTCTGTTGAAGGCAAGCTTTACTGGTCAGAAGAATATGGCAATCCACAAAATACATCATTCGTGGATGCAGCGGAGAACACTAACAGGATAAATGAATTCTTTCCATCAAGCAGAGCATATAATTATCCAAATCCGGTTTATGAAGGAACAACAAACATCCGTTACTATGTTTCTGAAGATTCAAAGATTAACATAAAGATTTTCGATCTTGCAGGAGACTTTGTCGCAGAACTGAATGATGATGCTCAAGGTGGAATGGATAACGAAACTGTTTGGAATGTTGGAGATATTCAAAGCGGAGTTTACCTCGCAAGAATTGAAGCAGCGTGTGATTGCGGG
- a CDS encoding peroxiredoxin: MRAGEIAPNFILKDERGNDFELYAHLDKKILLAFYPKDDTPVCSTQLGDYNKNLDDFLKIGINIIGINIDSVESHLLFSEKLKLKFPLLADVDKKISKLYGALNLFNMNKRMIVLIDNNKNIVWVESTFPFAYLNSEEILKKVKLFYSKEMT, encoded by the coding sequence ATGAGAGCAGGAGAAATTGCACCTAATTTTATTTTAAAAGATGAGAGAGGAAATGATTTCGAATTATATGCTCATCTTGATAAAAAAATATTACTGGCATTTTACCCAAAAGATGATACTCCGGTTTGCTCAACTCAATTAGGAGATTACAATAAAAACTTAGATGATTTTTTGAAAATCGGAATAAACATAATTGGTATCAACATAGACTCAGTTGAATCACATTTATTGTTCTCTGAAAAACTGAAACTTAAATTTCCTCTGCTGGCTGATGTCGATAAAAAAATTAGCAAGTTATATGGTGCATTGAATCTTTTTAATATGAATAAAAGGATGATTGTTTTAATCGATAATAACAAAAATATTGTTTGGGTTGAATCAACATTTCCATTTGCTTACCTTAATTCAGAGGAAATACTGAAAAAAGTAAAGCTATTTTACAGTAAAGAAATGACTTGA
- the porV gene encoding type IX secretion system outer membrane channel protein PorV has translation MKVLVPFLMIGLAMLAVPQKSFAQGEAAVPFLLLSPDSRFGALGESGTGLADNSAAIFWNPAGVAFLSGTEVSITHSNWLPQFNLDLFYDYLTFRTYLEELSGNVTASVTYMNFGEFVRTLEGGPEPVGTFSAYDAALTLGYATKLGSDWGIGFNFRIIHSRLSDQPTGEEEGSGVATSVSFDVAGMWRPEYLNIFGWELENRLSIGANLSNLGPKITYIDAKQSDPIPTNFRLGFAFQLLRDEFNSLVYTLDFSKLLVSRDSTSSEEFYTGIITSWGDNTMSEEIKDVVTSMGLEYWYGTPGDFLFALRSGFFYEDPAHGNRKFMTFGAGLRYDIYGFDFSYISSIEENHPLDGTLRFTILIGWGAAPEPQRGFPRGI, from the coding sequence ATGAAGGTATTAGTGCCTTTCCTGATGATTGGGCTTGCTATGCTGGCTGTTCCGCAAAAAAGTTTTGCACAGGGTGAAGCTGCCGTTCCATTTTTACTTTTATCACCTGATTCAAGATTTGGTGCGCTTGGTGAATCAGGAACAGGTTTAGCCGATAACTCAGCCGCAATATTTTGGAACCCGGCAGGCGTTGCATTTCTGTCTGGTACAGAAGTATCAATTACGCACAGTAACTGGCTGCCTCAGTTTAATCTGGATTTGTTTTATGATTACCTGACTTTCAGAACCTATCTGGAAGAATTGAGTGGTAATGTAACTGCAAGTGTTACTTATATGAATTTTGGTGAATTCGTCAGAACTCTTGAAGGTGGACCTGAACCAGTTGGAACTTTCAGTGCATACGACGCAGCACTTACACTTGGATACGCTACCAAGCTTGGAAGTGATTGGGGTATTGGTTTTAATTTCAGAATAATCCACAGCAGGCTTTCTGATCAGCCGACCGGTGAGGAAGAAGGCAGCGGTGTTGCAACATCTGTTAGTTTCGACGTTGCTGGAATGTGGCGTCCGGAGTATTTGAATATTTTCGGATGGGAACTTGAAAACCGATTGAGTATTGGTGCTAACCTGAGCAATCTTGGTCCAAAGATAACATACATTGATGCTAAACAATCTGATCCAATTCCAACTAACTTCAGATTGGGATTCGCATTCCAATTGTTAAGAGATGAATTTAATTCCTTAGTCTATACTCTTGATTTCAGCAAATTACTTGTCAGCAGAGATTCAACATCATCAGAGGAATTTTACACTGGAATAATTACTTCCTGGGGTGATAATACGATGAGTGAAGAGATAAAAGACGTTGTTACATCAATGGGATTAGAATATTGGTATGGAACGCCGGGTGATTTTCTATTTGCATTAAGAAGCGGTTTCTTCTATGAAGACCCTGCACATGGAAACAGAAAGTTTATGACATTTGGCGCGGGTTTAAGATATGATATTTATGGATTTGATTTCAGCTACATAAGTTCAATTGAAGAAAACCATCCACTGGATGGAACATTAAGATTTACGATTTTAATTGGCTGGGGAGCAGCTCCGGAACCACAGAGAGGATTTCCAAGGGGCATCTAA
- the porU gene encoding type IX secretion system sortase PorU, protein MISKIFITLLLFTSVLFPQQDIRIISSNQSSIIIEYTPHFLDTSLTRINNVEFRNTNLAFGYYDESANPGTPAIPERRLIIGVPSEFGNSIQVLNSVYKIISGKILPAATYEKDNFLDVVKYEVSPEYYNYSDFPEIASFGDFGIARGLQVQTIRFLPVKFDVNSSSIRLYSKIVIQINYGNGQTNGKKTEDEILKYSVINYDAAKYWIKQNKNLSKVNNSVLSTGQWVKFEAPTEGIYRIDKSRLQSFGFNVSTIDPRTIKIYNNGGKVLSEKVTTPRTIDLIENAIVVVGENDGNFDDSDYILFYGRGTKFRDYDSVSSTIVRYNHQFSDKNYFWITAGGVNGKRIQNKTSLNTSQDVIQTSTVAFADYEVDKINLAKSGRQFMGDDFSQSISTRTYMNKLDYRLASNPINYTFRFINATTSAFNLTLEENSNNIFSGNLPGYTTGYTVGIAHVRSATFNGQLPDNRSVLRFTLNSSSVTSIGYLDYFEITYEKELKPVSNNLIFFSKDSTAVVEYYLSGFPSSNIKLFDVTDFSNVAEVSPKPGFPSGGDFRFQVAENADAIRKYIAVGNDNYLDPVNPSSEANSNLIGITDGAKFIIISHKNFLDAANRLKTYRENESKIPISTIVVDIEQIYNEFSGGLQDVSAVRDFIKYAYENWQIKPEYFLLMGKGTYDYKNVEGFGDNYVVPWETEESLQMIYGKDSYCTDDFFARIDGEDTKPDIAFGRLTVRNVNEANTYIDKIIHYETNTERGVWRNLITLVADDGYTSTAYEGYEHTRPSETLANIYIPPSFDLKKIYVADYPVVITGNGRRKPLANADILKIMNQGTLLINYIGHGNPDVWAHEYILERSVIIPQLTNDKYFFLCAATCDFGYYDIPNFQSGAEEILFLKNAGSIATFNSTRLVFSGQNHDLNYELMKNLLNLQRDTMNLSVPLGISVFKTKQIYNTVNSQKFHLLGDPTLRLNVPQYSGNIDSINGQPLISDVQIRALSNTKIAGTILKPDGSKWTEYNGEGLLTVFDSERTKYLEEINYSMLVQGGVIFRGRVSVTNGTFETEFVVPKDISYENKKGKIIFYFFDPESDGLAFTNKIIVGGTDSTTVNDGDGPEIEIFFDNANYVSSYLVDSDPNLIVKLSDETGLNTTGTGVGHKLEGILNEDEGNPIDFTDYFIGELDAGGKQGEINYQFNKMSDGDYTIEVKAWDVFNNFSNEEGFFTVVSSNDLVIRDVYNYPNPFSSNTTFTFQHNLTQPVDVKINVYTIAGRLIKQVEEKNIDQKFVKVDWDGRDDDGDQLGNGTYLYKLIVKTVDGEFTQSVLGKLAVIK, encoded by the coding sequence ATGATAAGCAAAATCTTCATAACTCTTTTGTTGTTCACTTCTGTATTATTTCCGCAGCAGGACATCAGAATTATTTCTTCAAATCAAAGTTCGATCATCATTGAATACACTCCACACTTTTTAGATACATCGCTTACCAGAATTAACAATGTGGAATTCAGGAATACAAATTTAGCTTTCGGATATTATGATGAATCTGCGAATCCTGGAACTCCCGCAATACCAGAGAGAAGATTAATAATTGGTGTACCATCTGAATTTGGTAATTCAATTCAGGTTCTCAATTCAGTTTACAAAATTATAAGTGGAAAAATTTTACCAGCAGCTACTTATGAAAAAGATAACTTTCTTGATGTAGTCAAATACGAAGTTTCACCTGAATACTATAATTATTCTGATTTCCCTGAAATTGCTTCGTTCGGAGATTTTGGAATTGCACGGGGACTGCAAGTTCAGACCATAAGATTTCTACCTGTTAAATTTGATGTTAACAGTAGTTCAATCCGGTTATATTCAAAAATAGTAATTCAAATTAATTATGGAAATGGTCAGACAAACGGTAAGAAGACTGAAGATGAAATCCTGAAATATTCTGTTATCAATTACGATGCTGCAAAATATTGGATCAAACAAAATAAAAATTTGTCAAAGGTAAATAACAGTGTTCTTTCAACAGGTCAATGGGTAAAGTTTGAAGCACCAACTGAAGGAATTTACAGAATTGACAAATCAAGATTGCAATCATTTGGTTTTAATGTTTCAACAATTGATCCGCGTACTATTAAAATCTATAATAACGGTGGAAAAGTACTCTCCGAAAAAGTAACCACACCTCGCACTATTGATTTAATCGAAAATGCAATAGTTGTAGTTGGAGAGAATGATGGAAATTTTGATGACAGTGACTATATTTTATTTTATGGAAGAGGAACAAAGTTCAGAGATTATGATTCCGTTAGCAGCACAATTGTAAGGTATAATCATCAGTTCTCTGATAAAAATTATTTTTGGATAACTGCAGGTGGAGTGAATGGAAAACGGATTCAGAATAAAACAAGTCTTAACACTTCACAGGATGTAATCCAAACTTCCACTGTAGCTTTTGCGGATTATGAAGTTGATAAAATAAATTTAGCCAAATCCGGCAGACAATTTATGGGCGATGATTTTTCGCAATCAATTTCAACCAGAACTTATATGAATAAATTGGATTACAGGCTTGCTTCAAATCCAATTAACTATACATTCAGATTTATAAATGCAACAACTTCGGCATTTAATCTTACTTTGGAAGAAAACTCAAACAATATTTTTTCCGGAAATTTACCGGGTTATACAACAGGATATACTGTTGGAATTGCACATGTCAGAAGTGCAACTTTTAACGGGCAACTTCCTGATAATCGAAGTGTTCTTCGGTTTACGTTAAATTCTTCCTCTGTTACGTCAATTGGTTACCTGGACTATTTTGAAATCACGTATGAGAAAGAACTGAAGCCGGTCAGTAATAATCTGATATTTTTTTCGAAAGATTCAACTGCTGTTGTTGAATATTATTTAAGTGGGTTTCCATCCTCTAATATTAAGTTATTTGATGTGACAGATTTTAGTAACGTTGCTGAAGTTAGCCCAAAACCTGGCTTTCCAAGCGGTGGAGATTTCAGATTTCAAGTAGCTGAAAATGCTGACGCGATCAGAAAATATATAGCAGTTGGTAATGATAACTATTTGGACCCGGTTAATCCTTCTTCTGAGGCGAATTCAAATTTAATTGGGATTACTGATGGTGCGAAATTCATTATTATCTCTCACAAAAATTTTCTGGATGCTGCGAATAGGCTTAAAACGTATCGTGAGAATGAATCCAAAATTCCAATTTCTACTATCGTGGTTGATATTGAACAAATCTACAACGAATTCTCAGGCGGGTTGCAGGATGTTTCGGCTGTCAGAGATTTTATAAAATATGCTTATGAAAACTGGCAAATCAAACCAGAATATTTTTTATTAATGGGAAAAGGCACATATGATTATAAAAATGTTGAAGGGTTTGGCGATAACTATGTAGTGCCCTGGGAGACTGAGGAATCATTACAGATGATTTATGGTAAAGACTCATACTGTACTGACGATTTCTTTGCAAGGATTGACGGAGAAGATACAAAACCCGATATTGCATTTGGTCGGTTAACCGTCAGAAACGTGAATGAAGCAAACACCTACATAGATAAAATCATTCACTACGAAACGAATACTGAACGTGGAGTATGGCGTAATCTGATTACTTTAGTTGCTGATGATGGATATACATCTACCGCATATGAAGGATATGAACATACACGTCCATCAGAAACACTTGCAAATATTTATATACCACCGTCTTTCGATTTAAAGAAGATTTACGTCGCAGATTACCCTGTTGTAATCACAGGCAATGGAAGAAGAAAACCGCTGGCTAATGCTGACATATTAAAAATTATGAATCAGGGAACTTTGTTGATTAATTATATTGGTCATGGAAATCCTGATGTTTGGGCGCACGAATACATTCTTGAAAGATCAGTAATAATTCCTCAGCTTACAAATGATAAATATTTTTTCCTTTGCGCTGCTACTTGTGACTTTGGTTATTATGATATTCCAAATTTTCAAAGTGGTGCTGAAGAAATACTATTTCTTAAAAATGCAGGATCAATTGCTACATTTAATTCTACAAGGTTAGTTTTTTCAGGACAGAACCATGATTTGAATTACGAGCTGATGAAAAATTTGCTTAATCTTCAAAGAGACACTATGAATCTTAGTGTTCCTCTCGGTATTTCTGTATTTAAAACTAAACAAATTTATAATACTGTCAATTCTCAGAAATTTCACTTGCTCGGAGATCCAACGCTAAGATTAAATGTTCCTCAATATTCAGGTAATATTGATTCAATTAATGGGCAGCCGTTAATTTCTGATGTACAGATCAGAGCACTTAGTAATACAAAAATTGCAGGAACAATCCTTAAACCGGATGGATCCAAATGGACTGAGTATAATGGTGAAGGACTTCTGACAGTATTTGATTCCGAAAGAACCAAATATCTTGAAGAAATTAACTATTCAATGCTGGTACAAGGCGGCGTTATTTTTCGTGGAAGAGTATCCGTTACTAATGGTACTTTTGAAACAGAGTTTGTGGTACCGAAAGATATTTCATACGAAAATAAGAAAGGTAAAATTATTTTTTATTTCTTTGACCCTGAATCAGATGGTTTAGCATTTACAAATAAAATTATTGTCGGCGGAACTGATTCAACAACGGTTAACGATGGTGATGGTCCTGAAATCGAAATATTCTTTGATAACGCAAATTATGTAAGTTCTTACCTTGTTGATTCCGATCCAAACCTGATTGTTAAGCTTTCTGATGAGACTGGCTTAAATACTACTGGCACGGGAGTTGGGCACAAACTGGAAGGCATTTTGAACGAAGACGAAGGAAATCCGATTGATTTTACGGATTACTTCATTGGCGAACTTGATGCCGGTGGTAAACAAGGTGAAATAAATTATCAATTTAATAAAATGTCTGACGGTGATTATACGATTGAAGTAAAAGCATGGGACGTGTTTAATAATTTTTCAAATGAAGAAGGCTTTTTTACAGTTGTTTCTTCAAATGATTTGGTTATTCGCGATGTGTATAATTATCCAAATCCATTTTCTTCAAATACGACTTTTACTTTTCAGCATAATCTTACCCAGCCGGTTGATGTGAAGATAAATGTTTACACAATTGCTGGCAGATTGATAAAACAAGTTGAAGAAAAAAATATAGATCAAAAATTTGTTAAAGTTGATTGGGATGGCAGGGATGATGATGGAGACCAGCTTGGTAATGGAACATATTTATATAAGCTGATTGTAAAAACTGTTGACGGAGAGTTCACCCAGAGTGTCCTTGGTAAGCTGGCGGTTATCAAATAA